A stretch of DNA from Bacillus sp. NP157:
TGGCGTGCTTCCCGACCCAGCTCACAGACGATGACCCTCCTGGGGTGTCCAGCGGCCATGCCTTCCGCCCGTCAGCGACGATGCGCGGCATGCCCGGCGAGGTGGCGGTGGAGCCGCCGGACAGCATCGATGGTTGCTTGCGTTCCCGGCCGCTTGAATGCGGCCCTTCTGACGTGTGCCGATGACTAACGAGACAACCGACGTCCAGGTGGTCGAGACAACCGAAACCGCGCGGAACGCTTTTGCCGGCGTGCCGCAGCAGCAGGAGATGCCCCTGGCGGTGGTCCGCGGGCAGCCCGTGCTGCAGATGCCGCAGGACCTCTACATCCCGCCGGATGCGCTCGAAGTCATCCTGGAATCGTTTGAGGGTCCGCTCGACCTGTTGCTGTACCTGATCCGCAGGCAAAACCTCGACATCCTCGACATCCCTGTCGCCGAGATCACCCGGCAGTACATGGATTACATCGAGATGATGCGCGAAGTGATGCGCCTGGAGCTGGCGGCCGAGTACCTGCTGATGGCCGCGATCCTCGCGGAGATCAAGTCCAGGCTGCTGCTGCCCCGTCCGCCGGCCGAGGAAGGCCTGGAAGACGATCCCCGGGCGGAACTGGTGCGCCGCCTGCAGGAGTACGAACGTTTCAAGAAAGCGGCGCTCGATATCGAAGAGCTGCCGCGACTGGAACGCGACACCACCGTGGTCCACGCCTTCGTCGGCGAGCACAACGTGGTACGCGTCCCGC
This window harbors:
- a CDS encoding segregation/condensation protein A, which codes for MTNETTDVQVVETTETARNAFAGVPQQQEMPLAVVRGQPVLQMPQDLYIPPDALEVILESFEGPLDLLLYLIRRQNLDILDIPVAEITRQYMDYIEMMREVMRLELAAEYLLMAAILAEIKSRLLLPRPPAEEGLEDDPRAELVRRLQEYERFKKAALDIEELPRLERDTTVVHAFVGEHNVVRVPPPLDLKEMLLALKDVLKRADLFTHHAIQREPLSVRQRMGDLLNTLGIGGFHRFETLFDVNEGRLGVVVTFLAMLELAKEMLVEIVQEESLGPIYLKTKVQTEAAREEALA